GCCTCCGTAGCAATGAAATATATTATGCCAAGAATAAGTGCTTTAGAGGTTATACCACCAAGTGTCGGCTTCACAACACTATAGCCCATCGAAACCACCAAAAGAAGAAGGCGAGACACAGTTTTCTTGACAGAGCTAAAAGTTACAGCCCACAAAGTAATCGCCATCGGCCGGCTTCCAGTTGAATTGAAGTTGGCATATTCAAAGTACCAGACAGCCATTTCACACATTCCAAGAGCAATTACAGCTGTAATGTGGTAGTGCAACTGTGTGATATCCTTCCATAACTGAACAAACCTTAAAAACCAGATTAGGCCAAGTGCAAGGTAAGCTAAAGACATGAAACCATAGAATGTCATCAAAGGAGCCATCTTCCCAGGTAAATAACCATCTGGGTTTCTCCATACAGTCCTTCCTTTGATTCTTGTGCCCTTGAGTAATGGATCACAAGACATAAAATAGAGGTAGTACATTCCAGTACTACTTATTTCAACTTCAATATTCTTCATTGTAACTTCTTCCTTGTTTCCTTCAAAGGAGGTTTGGATGCGTCTAGGCCAATTGGGATTGTCCACATTGTTTTGTATAATAACCTCTCCTAACTTGCAGGATCCAGAGTCTGCAAGACTTGGGTTGCAGCATATTGCATTAGACTTCAGGAAAGAACCTCCAATCCTTTCCCTGTCTTTTACCTCAAGTATGATAGCTTCCACCAACCCAGTGTTCGGATGCATCGCATACTGCTTACTAGCAGACTCTTTTGTCCTCACAAAAGTGACCGTTTCAAACCTGAGAGTCCACAGTGAGAGTGGCAATCCTCAATAAATCCATACCCAAGCATTACAAGATTCGGTACATATACATGGACATCAAAATTAGGAACCCATATTCAAGTAGTTAGCATTAATAAATTCCTCAGAGATGAGGTAACATGAAATCTATGAGCATAAGTCTGTACCCACAAGGATTAAAAGAACatgtttcaaaagaaaatgccATTTTGGtgttttacttaatttttttttttttttttgtaagtaaataaTCAATTATTTACTTAAGTAGGCGGAGGTCCAGTATTTTCTGAATCGTATACAGAAATATTCTTGTTTGGATGAGAAAGATTTGGACAAAACTACTTAACAAATCAGAACGTGCAATGCTGTACTACTACAATAGAATGGTTTTTTCAACGACATGAAAACTCACCAAGGCCGGATTTTGGGCCAAACCTTGGAGAGTAAACCCGCTACACGACCCCACGGGTCAGAAACTATCCTTCCAATctggtaataaaaaattttcattaaagcttaagaaattaaaaaagaattcaaTCTCCTGGGCTCCTAGACCAAGAAAGGCACTCTTACGATCGATTCCAAATGTCAATACAAGAAACAGAAAAGTCATGTTCCATGTCTTGCTCCTCGGTGGGATATTCTAGTAAGATTTAAGTTAATAGATAAAGCCAGAATTATCATCTTTACATTCAATTAACTTAAACAAACCCTCACGGTTAGGCACAGAAGTAAGAGAAGACATACAGAAGcagaaatgattaaaatatttggtGAAGTAAAAAAGGAAAGTAAGAACAAAACCTGATAAAGGACTTGCCCTTAAGGGACTTGTTGTTTAGGGAAGTGGACGAAGTTTGATCCTTAGAAGCGTTGTGATCCTTAGAAGCGTAAAGCCCTTCACTGCCGCCATGGAAGAAGGAGGCGTTTGATTGAGGAATAAACGCCTCGTTTCTGTATTCGTGGATTGAAGCACTCACTGGAAATAAGATTGAGCTGCAGACGCAGATTAACCCAATTAGAAACCCTAGCCCCATGCCTCTCTCTCTGGTTCTGTCTCCCTCTAAAGCGGATTGGCAGAGGGGGACTAGTCGCTAGAGTGCGACTTCGGCAGAGGAACCAACTAAATTAGGACCATTGATTTTCGCGGCATCAACACGATGTCGTTTCGTTGACTATATTATTCACCAAATCTGCACTTGGACATGTTAAACAAAGTACTATTGTAACAGATAACGCACAAAGGCAAAATGAATTCCCTCGTCGCATTCCATTTGTAAGGCTGTATATATACATAGTAAAAGGAATTTAAGTTTGTTACAAATAACCTAAAGAATAACTAACATAATGCCTCTACAGTGTCAAGCTAGAATGTATATCAAATGTTTGTTTATTGTCATGCTCATGTATGACTAATGGTAAATCAGAAATATTTAATCTAATACACCCCCTTGAGTTCAAGGGTGTATCTACAACGTTGAGATTCGACTCAAAACATAAGAAGTTGTGTCAGCTACAAGGTGTTTTGTAAGCACATCAACTTTTTGATTTTGGGAACTAATGAAGCAAACTTTTAGTGAATTTGCAACTACTCGGTCTCaaacaaaatgataattaatgttCATGTGTTTGGTTTATAAATGATAAACAGGGTTTGTCGAGAAGTAGGTGGCACCAAGGTCATCACACCATAAAATTGGAGGTTAAGTTAAAAGAATTCTCAGCTCACATATAACTATCTGTAACCAATTAAGCTCAGTAGTGGATGAGGTAATAGACTTGTACTGTGCTTTAATTGATGATCTAGACACAGTTGGCTAATTCTTGGAGCTCCAGGAGATAAGAAGTTTGCCTAAGAAGATGCAAAAGCCTCCAGTCGATCGACGATCATCGGGGCACCCACCCTAATCGAAATCAGAGTAAGCTTGAAGTGTAAGACTTGATTTTGAGGCAAAGAATAAATCGTGATTGATTGTGGATTTTAAGTATTAAATCCGTTTAAGTGCACTCCAATGAGGAAGTttggatgtatgcatgaattGACATACTTTGTTCATAGCAAAGGAGATGTCTGGTCTTGTAATTGACAAATACTGTAATCCACCCATGATGCTTCTGTATAAAGTGACATCCTCAAACTCTCGGGAGTCATGCTGAGACAGTTTTAGAGAGGCGTCATGGGTGAAGACATGGGTTTAGCTTGAAGCATTTTGCTTCGAGTGAGCAGATTGTTGATGTATTTACGTTGAGATAAAACAAGACTATCACTAGTATAGTCTACCTCAATGCCTAGGAAAAATGAGAGACTGCCAAGGTCTTTTATAGGAAATGCACAACCTAACTCGTGTAATAAATATGCAATGGCTGAAAGAGTGGATGATGTGATGACAATATCATGCATCCACGTTGACtaacaaaaaatttgaatttcattatTTGTGAGAATGAAAAGTGATGGATTTGCTCTAGATGCAACAAAACCATAGTCAAGTAACCATGTTCTTAGATGTGTGAACCAAGCTCTTGAAGCTAGCTTGAGGCTATAAATGACTTTCTAAAGTTTGCAAACATGGTGAGGCCGAGTGGAGTCAACAAAGCCCTGAGGCTGCTGCATTTAAACACCAGCCATTAGTATTCCATGCAAGAAACCATTTGGATGTCAGTATGGCGCAaagttgtaacagcccgctagaaattcaattgtgaaatttctattaagtttaggaatctcgtgaaaaccccataagttttcacaaatccattaatcgtataggtttttgtctaactacatagttagtgttattatttactatggtatcagaagtgtatttttgattattggagatagttagaagtgtcaaaatgtattatgatttgtgccattagactcggagggttatttaaagtcttatggcgcaataacattttttcattttttcagacAAAACGTatattcaaaactgtagatattattggataaaaagaaatatcttgaggtaattttcgtgaatattattgggtaaaaatattttgagttgatttttatagatattattagataaaaatatcttaagttgattttttgtaaatattattagatagaatattatgagataatcttttatagatattttgggtaggagaaaaccacactcaactctcaattccagccttatcacctcccttatctcgttcATAAatatgtccagccagcacccatgaacttatcttcaattacaccttccaataaaagattatcaaacactctctctcggacagcttttaggagttcttttgcacgcccatttcgaagttattgtaagtgttttatcataaagtctccttcatataagttgttccttttttagtctagtttacatggatatcttatttgccccatttgaagatcatttggtcagttaaatattatgtaaactataaaaaggtcattctgggagataaactggagaatatgttataatttggagtttttgaccaagctaatggatagatattggtccgaaatttttatggagtattgttaacatgtatatgtgactattggttgaggatttttgcatgattaaaggttttgatgaaagattttcttagatttagaaacttagaaactggaagaagaaaaacagtttttgttttgagaaagtttaactctttggtggtctaaacctattctaatgactttaataattttattggaggatcctaagtatcttatatacatattatattattattttgaagatatttgatgttagtttcaaagatatgaaattttatgtaaagagatattcaaataagtcaaagtgtggatattcttggctaaatttatattttggttaatttctaaccatgtgatcttgaattagaagcttatatatgttttaggacatctttttaaaccatgtgatggtttggtttgaagatcatatatttacaagtcatagatcaagagatttatcaaaactagttgaggaaaaagtttctgtttttggactaagtgtaaaaccaaaaactccaaatgttattttgtgattttggtgactttagtttgataatttaaagcatggttgatgttaggatgatattatgaatatgttagaagtaagatttgatttttgaaactcttggagatgttttgatttaaggtcaaaacttgtgattcaagtacttggatctttttacaaaaaagtttggtattgattattagctttttctaaatggatgttttaagtatggttttgaacttaggattggaagatgtttgttgtaaaattttggtttaagcatgagttttgaagttgaaaagaattgcaacaaaaaaatcaagggaaatggcttatagatgtttcggccatagtgtgttttccatagttgtgttttgttttaaatttttctgagttgatatttaagtttaggacaaaatttacatgaggaatgtaaattttggaaacttttggagttagtatgcaaaatccttaagttatgggtaaaacggtcattttcccacatgtagaaagtaaaatgaaaattttactctttaagttagtatttttcatatttcaaattattagtgatttagttctaacttttagaatcactaattacagttcctcgtgatcgcacttgaagttttataagaaacgcggagatcgaggtaagttagcttttaacttactagcagtctactgtgtatgtgtgctaagtaaaggaactacagtgtatgtatgtttattatcatatatgtcatgccatgtcaagttatcacgtaattatctattatacagaatttattctgtcatcaatttttatctgttacataatatattctgtcatgtcttactgtacattacaagtatgtcatgttaaatatgttgtctattatatgttatgccatgttacgaaatgtttctatctcaagttggtcatgtatttcaagttatgctcaaatcacgttatgttacgtcagggctccagtcctttcgttttccagtcacgtttcatcttgagtacattcagtttgtgtagaatacatggggccacaacaactgtggagtatgtatttttcatgttaagtcaagtttgtgtagaatacatggggccacaacaactgtggagtatgtatttacacgtagaatacatgaggccataacaactgtagagtatgtatttttcatgttaagtcagatcaagttcatgtcaagtcaagttcagttcatgtttcaatttaagttatgtcaattatgctatgttgtacgctaagttatgctttaattatttatgaatttgattatgcatttatacttttactgtcatccatgcatcattagcatgtgtggaagttttttgttaacttgctgagatttgaaatcaaatctcactgtggtagtcccaactaccattccccccgaatggtagatcttattacaggacctgaaggaggatcaggagctgaccaactagacacagtcgattgaacgacggtgcgtcgttaatgttaatatagtagttaaattactacttgtacgatggagttgcatctccagtacttttggatcataactattttggactagtgttgtgattttagttgttcaatagatttttatgtatggagtatgttttaagcatttgagatattttcaatttggtgcatagtattgctaaagaaaaaaaattatccgctgcgaatattgcatattgttagatgcatgttaggaacattgcatcttatatgtcatgaacgggggtaggtaaccttgtgttgcatgtctcgacgcttcaaatttccgttcgatcccaaatggaatttgggggcgtcacaaaaggCCACCCACAGGACACGATAATTGAAAGCACCAAACGAATTGTAGATGGCTTAACCACCAAGTTGAAGGTGTCATGAAAGTCAATTCCTAGTTGTTGATGAAACCCTTTGGCAACTAAGCATGCATTTCTCCTTTCAAATGAACTATCGGCATGAGTTTTGGTGCGATATACCCATCGACATCCGAGGACATTAGAGTGATGAACAAGCGGCACACGTGTCCATGTACAATTCTAAATTAAAGCATCATATTCCTAGGCCATGGAATGAGTCCATTCAGGGAACTTAGCAGCTTGAGTAAAATTTGGAGGTTCATCGAGAACCTATGCAAAGATTGTGAGACAGTGTTGAGTAGGATATGTAGTACCATCAACAAACCTTCAAGGATGAGAGGAGTTTGTTTGTGTACGAGTGATTATGCGAGATCGTGGAGGAAGAGGAAAAGTGGGAACTGAAGGTGGTGAGGATTTGAGATTGGTAGGGATAGAGGATtgagaggaagaaaatgaagatatttGTGTGGTAGGTACAGTCGTAGAAAGTGGAATTGGACCAAGGCATATAATAGATGGACTAAAGACGTGAGTGGTTGGACTTGAGTGAGGGCCCATAGATGGAGTGCGAAGAAGAGGTAATGTGGTTTGAtcaaaaattggatttggagaAGTGGAATTGGACTGAACTTTGGAGAAGGGGAATGAAGCTTTATTGAAGAGGACATAACGAGAAATGTATAGCCCTTGGTTTTGATACCCATGTATTTGTATTCTTTATGGGCCAAACTGTAGCCCAAAAACAAACATGATGTGGATCTAAAATTTAACTTATAAGATGTATAGGATCATAGGTTGGGCTAACACTCACAACCAAATACTTTGAAAAATGTATAGTCTAGTTCACATTTGTATACAATTGAGTAaggtgatttattttttagaatgttGGAGGGaagtaaatttattaaataaacggTCGTTTCAAAGATCTCGGCCCAATAAGTGAGAGGGAGAAAGGAATGGGCCAAGAGGGCAAACTCGGTTTCAATGATGTGACGGTGCTTCCTTTCCACAAGCATATTTTGTTGACGGTATGAAAAATGATGGGTTATACCCGAGTTGTTTACACAAAGTGGTGAGTAGTTTAAAATCGCTACCACCATTCATTTGAGAAGTTAATAACTTGGCATTAAACAATCTTtcaattaatgataaaaaagttGAGAAAATACGAAGCCTCCGATTTTAATTTAAGTGAAAAGAGCCATGTAAAGCGAGTATAATAATTAACAAATGAGACATAATATTTATAACAATTGTGAAAGACATAGTGAGCTAGGCCCTAAACATCAGCACACAACAatttaggggtgggcagcaggGGCCAGCCCCCGTCCGCCCTGCCCCCGCATGGGCGAACGGGCTACCCCGCACTGTCCATGAGGAGGCAAGGGACCCCGCCCCGCATGAAATACTCTAAGCAGGGGTGAGGGGCGGGTAAGGCCCAACCCCACCCCGCTTTTCCCCCACCCCACACTCAatatttacatttataaatgtatatttatattttataaattgtatatatacaaatatatattacaatttgtcaGACTTGTTAACAAGAGTTACAAAAATGtgaaacttgttcacaagattgCATATGGCATAGACATCCTAAACCAACTTTATATAGAACTACAAGATCATACAAGAATCTTACTTAAATAATGTGGGACCTTGTGAGTACTCTTGTAAATAAGtctaaagaatttaaaaagtaataacataatttttatgttatcagtttttaaattattattatatataaattttaatttacgatttaactatataataattttatgttatcagtttttaaattattattatatataaattttaatttacgatTTAACTATATAACAATTTGggtccaaaaaaatattttttgactcaaaaataatttttaagccAATGGGACATTAGTGTTCTTGAAGTGGGTGGGGAGATCCTCCTCCGCCCCCCCTCCTCCCCCCAAATTTTCACCCCCCGCATCTGGGGGAAAGGGGTGCCCCTACCCCTGCATAtatgggtagcacccctacaaTAATTCTAAAGGCATAGTATAATGAGTCTGACTTGCATGAAATGGAAGTTGATGACATTTTGTTAAAGGACAGTGAGAACATTGAAAAATAGAGTATGTGGGGATAAGGGGCAAACACTTGGTGTTCAATACACGAGAAATTAAGGCTAACGATGGATGCCCAAGCCGTCAATGCCATTGATCAAGAGTGGTACGCTCTCCAACATGACCTGAAGGAGAGGATGGAGGTGAAGGCACGGTGGAAGGAAAGATGTAGAGACTGTTATGGGTTGGCCCGTTGAGAAGGGTTTTCTGCATTTCCTTATCATTCACAGAAAAATGGTTGtcatgaaactcaaaaaaacaaTGGTTATCTATGCAAAATTTAAGAACAAAATCAAGATTTTTGGTGATAGAAGGCTCATGAAGTAAGTTGTGAAGAATAAAAGTAGCAAAGTTGCAGTTTAGAGAAGTCGTTGAAGGCTTGAATGGGTAGTCTAGCGCCATCACCCACTCTAATTGTCTCACCACTTGCATAAGGCTCAGAAGATAAATTCaagttaaaaaaatcatttgtaaGATGATGGGTAGCTACTGAATCCGGATACCATGCCAAATTTGGAGGTAAGCTTTGTGCAGTATAATGTGCAAAGAGATTATTTGGTGCTTCCATTTGATAGGAGTGATTGAATTTATGGCGACATTGAAAAGCAACGTGACCAGCTTTATTGCACACTTGACAAGGGGGATGTTGTGCATTGTACTGTTGAGATGAATtttgagagaaagagggacgacTACCATGGCCATCGTAAGGGTAGCAGCCTAGGCTACTACGACCTTGACGTCCACCCAAAAAGAAATTCCTTCCTCGTTGGTCTATGGTTGAGGAAGTAAAATTCACAGAAGGCTCAAAGGAAGAAGGGACAAGCTATTGTTATGAGAGAGTCGGGTTTCATGTATAAGGAGAAGTTGGTAGAGTTCATGGGATGAAATAGGTTCAGACCGAGTGGTGATAGAAGTCACAAAGGACTCATATGATGGACTTAGGCCATTGAGTAGATAAGTTAAAAGCTCCTTATTAGATAAAAGGGCCATATTGGAAGCAAAAGAATCAACAAGTTGACGTACTTTCCCAAAATAATCATACATGGTTTGATCTCCTTTGGA
This sequence is a window from Carya illinoinensis cultivar Pawnee chromosome 9, C.illinoinensisPawnee_v1, whole genome shotgun sequence. Protein-coding genes within it:
- the LOC122276517 gene encoding transmembrane protein 87B, which codes for MGLGFLIGLICVCSSILFPVSASIHEYRNEAFIPQSNASFFHGGSEGLYASKDHNASKDQTSSTSLNNKSLKGKSFIRFETVTFVRTKESASKQYAMHPNTGLVEAIILEVKDRERIGGSFLKSNAICCNPSLADSGSCKLGEVIIQNNVDNPNWPRRIQTSFEGNKEEVTMKNIEVEISSTGMYYLYFMSCDPLLKGTRIKGRTVWRNPDGYLPGKMAPLMTFYGFMSLAYLALGLIWFLRFVQLWKDITQLHYHITAVIALGMCEMAVWYFEYANFNSTGSRPMAITLWAVTFSSVKKTVSRLLLLVVSMGYSVVKPTLGGITSKALILGIIYFIATEALELVEHLGNINDFSGNTKLFLVLPVAFLDSCFILWIFSSLARTLEKLQMRRNMAKLELFRKFTNSLAVSVILSIAWIGFELYFNATDPLSELWKIAWIIPAFWSLLAYSLLVVICVLWAPSQNPTRYAYLEETGDDFEEEGISLTTGGTKVGGDMGAKLERKERKASSATDLVYGLGEDVEEDKRE